The Prochlorococcus sp. MIT 0801 genomic sequence AGCAAATAGAGAAGATGCTACTTAGATTAGACAAAGTAGAGAATACTGAGCACATTTGCAACCAACTTCAATCTGTTTACCAACAAATAGAAGGTATGCATGAGTTAAAGAAAGTTAAACGAAAAAAAATTTATACTAATTAAGCTTTAAGCAAATAAATTCAAAACTTACTTTAATTTTTTATAGATTTTTAATTCTGTATCAATTATGTCTTAACTTATTTAAGTAAATTAACTATAACTGTTTTATCAGAAAACCCGTTCCAAAGTTTTCTGTAGGGAGGTCACAACTACTGGGAAGGGTTTTGACCTCCCTCTATTTTTAAAGAAAAAAGTTATTAATTTAATAAATTTACTAATTAAATCCTAATTTCAAAGTTCCCCAAAGATCAAAGGCGCCAAACAAAAAAGCTATAAAAACCAAGTCCCATGCTTTCTGTTTAATAGCCCAAGGAGCAAAAAATACTTCACCAAGGCCATGAAGAGCTGCTCCTATTCCTAGATGATCTAAAACCAGAAGACCATGAGATAATAAAAATAATCCGCTCGCAAAGTATCTCAAAAAGGTATCGTAGGTTATGCGTTTAATTTTTTTTTATGTTCGAAAAAGTGATCGCTGTTTCGGGAAGAGATTTAAAGGTTTTGACCATCAAGTCAACCAAGAGTTTTTTATTTTTAATGCCTGATTTAGTCATAACCTAATAGCTTATTATGGTTAAATTTATAAATATTTTTTATAATCTTGTGTATCATTAATTGCTTTGTGAGCTAAATAAAACAAATCATATTTGATGGCTTTTAGTATATTTAAATACTATTACTCTTGCCTCAAAGATAATTAATTCGATCAAAGTGAATCAATTAATACAGTTAGATACATTTATTCACGTAATATTCGGTACAAATAAAATTTTTAATGAAACTCAATTTTGTACCGGTTAATATTTTTCGAGAGACTCCTGAAGTAACTTTTTTAGATGCCAGTGTTCAAGATTCAAATGGTAGTGACGTTGTTATTCATAGAGGAGGAGCAACTTCACCACCTGATTTAAATAGCTTCGAGCAATATTATGTACACTATCATCAAACAGATAATAATCTGGTACTTGAGGGAGATAGGATTTTCACGCTATTAAATCCTCTTTGGGATGAACCTCATCATATAATTTATCTCAATAGATTCATGGGTGCACTACAAATACCTATAGGTACTTTTCATAGATCAATATCTGGAAAGGATGGAAGTATTGTTATCAATCAGGCAATCAGAGATAAACAATTTGAGGCGAAAACAGAATTTAATCCTATAAGTATTGAAAATAGAATTGATCTACAAATAGCAAAGTCTAAAGAACCTATTATCTGGTTATGGAAAGATGGAGAAATTAAGCGAATAAAAGATTCTCTATTCCTGAAAGTAGCTTAACTTGAGTATTCCTTAAAAAAATTAATTAAATAGATATAGTATCTAAGAAATATTTATTTTAAATACTATTTCTAGGAATAAAACAAATAATACAGTTGTCATTGCAATCCTGCCATGAACTATTTCAGTTTTGCTTAGTCTCTCGAAAGACATGAACTAAAAACAAGCTAGTCAGGTTATAACAAAGTAAATAAATCGAACAAGTATCCAAAAATGCTTTTTTCAGGTTAATTAAATTATTCAATTTTATTTATAAAAAAAAGACTACTACCCAAAAGATATTGTATCTTTTATGACAGACTAAAATAGTATGATAATTAATCATACAAAAAATATTAAGTAATAAATGAGTCCACTCTTTAAATGCCTTGGCTGTGGACAAAATATCGAAAGGTCAACAAAGACTTTTTGGAAAAAGAAAGGCCATATTCTTTGCTCTACTTGCCAAGACAGAATAGAGAAAGAGACTGCTTTCTCTCAAACAAAATAGACTTAAACACTAAGGAATTTCTCTACCACCGCTTTACTTAATTCACTAGTTGGGCCATTTGCCACTATTCCTCCACGTTGCATTGCATAATAACGATCAGCTTGCCTCACAAAATGCAGATGTTGCTCTACTAATAAAACTCCAACACCAGTCTCACTAATAATCCTTTTGACTGCTGACTCAATATCTTGAACGATATTCGGTTGTATTCCTTCAGTTGGTTCATCAAGTAAAAGCAACTTTGGTTTTCCCAGTAGTGCTCGCGCAATGGCAAGTTGTTGCTGTTGTCCACCGCTTAAGTCACCCCCTTTACGATCTAGAAATTGTTTTAAGACAGGGAATAGTTCATATACAAGTTCATCAATCTTTTTATGTTTTGCTAAACCTCCAGGCAAAGCTTCCAGTCCAAGTTGAAGATTTTCCTCGACAGTTAAATAAGGTATTATTTCTCGTCCTTGAGGAACATATCCAATTCCTGAACGAGCTCTTTGATGAGGTAGCTTTCTATTTACTAAATCTCCATTAAAAATAATCTCTCCACGCCGTGGAGTTAATAAACCTATTAAGGATTTAAGCAAAGTTGTTTTACCTACTCCATTTCGACCTATAAGACAAATCATCTCACCTTGATTGATATTCATATCAACATCTCGAAGGATATGACTCTCGCCATAATATGTATTCAAGCCTTTTATCTGTAGCATAGTCATTATTCTTCCTCCTCAGATTGTCCTAGATAAACCTCTATCACCAAAGGATCTTTTTGTATTTCGCTCATAGAGCCTTCCTTCAATACATGTCCTTGGTGTAAAACACTCACAGGGCAATCAAGTCTACGAATAAATTCCATATCATGATCAATAACTAAAACAGTATGATCACCCGCTAGAGATTTAAGAAGATCAGCAGTTAAATCTGTTTCTTCATCAGTCAAGCCAGCCACAGGTTCATCAACTAGTAACAGGTCAGGGTCTTGTCCAACTAGCATAGCGATCTCAAGCCATTGTTTTTGACCATGAGAGAGAGCTCCTGCCCTGATATTGGCTTTTGATTGAAGGTTCACAATGCTCATCAAATGTTGCATTTGATCTAATTGCTTAACCTTTAAATTATCAATCAATAATGAAAAAGGAGTTTTAGGCCTGCTAACTGATAGAGCTAGATTTTCTCGAACAGATAGATTTTCAAATATCCTAGGACTTTGAAATTTTCTTCCGATCCCTTTACGCGCTATACGAAACTCCTTTTGACCAAGCAACGATTTTTCTTTAAAAATCACATCACCTTTTGTCGGTAATACTTTGCCAGTAATTACATCTAAAAATGTAGTTTTACCAGCGCCATTGGGACCAATAACTGCTCTAAGATCGCCTTTATTCAAAACCAGATCAAGATCTCTAAGTGCAAGAAATCCTTCAAAGCTAACTGAGATTTTTTTTAGCTCTAGCAATGGAGAACTCATGATTTCACCTCACCTTGTTCATTAACTTCAAGACTTGGATATGTCTCCAGTTTTTTAGTAATTCCAATTAAAAAGAGTAATTTCTTTAGACCTCCTTTTCGGATCCATCCAAGTACCCCTTCTGGAAGAGCTGTTACAACAAGAATAAATAATCCACCTTGAATAAACATCCAGCTTGCTGGTAATGCTTCACTCACTAAACTTTTTGCATAATTGATAAAAACAGCTCCAAGAATTGCGCCTAGCAAAGTTCCTCTACCCCCAACCGCAACCCAAACGACCATTTCGATAGAGAACGGGACAGTCATAAATTGAGGAGAAACTATTCCAGATTGAACTGTGTACAAAGCCCCTGAAATTCCAGCTAAGCCTCCTGCTATTGAGAAAATTATTGTTTTAAAAATTACTGGATTATATCCAGTGAAACGAACTCGAGCTTCATCATCTCTAATTCCGATAAGGATATTTCCAAATCTATCTCGAACAATCCACCTCGCAAAAACCCATGCAAATATTACTAAAATAGCTGATATCCAAAAGAACCATCTTTGCATTATTTCAGAACCTACCATTTGTCCAAAAAGTTGAGTTACGTCTGTTTTTAAACCATTTGTTCCATTTATCAATTTCTGTTGACCATTAAAGAAATTGAAAAAAACCAAAAGAGCCGCTTGTGTAAGGATTGAAAAATAAACACCTTTAATTCTATTTCTAAAAACTAAATAACCTAGAAGACCAGCAATTATTGCTGGAAGCAACCAAATGGAAATAAGAGTAAAAATTGAACTTTTAAAAGGTTCCCAGAAAAATGGAAGTTTTTCGACTCCATATAAACCAAAAAACTCGGGGATACCATTTGGAAATTGTCCTGAACTATTCAATTGGAGGAACATTGCAGCGCAATATCCACCAAGAGCAAAGAAAATTCCTTGGCCTAAGCTCAACATTCCTGTAAATCCCCAAATCAAATCAACTCCTAGAGCCACTATTGCAAGAGATAGATATCTACCTAAGAGATTTAATCTAAAAACAGGAAGTAATGTAGGAGCAGCAATAATTAATGCAATGATTATCACCCAAATAGTTAAGTGAATCCAACTTTTTTTTGTAGAAAAAATACTCATAAGTTAAGACTCCACCATTCTTCCTTTTTGAGGGAACATCCCAGTTGGTCGGAATTGCAAGAATATGACTATTAGTGCAAATATCATCACTCTAGCCATACTTGTTGTCGCAAAAAAATCTATTGTTGATGCCAGAGGTGAAGGCATATCTGGCCAAATGGTAAGGAGTCTCCCTGCTCCAATTAAATCAGTCATAATTCCTATAGAGAAAGAAGCAAGAATTGTGCCTAGCAAATTACCTACTCCACCAAGAACGACAACCATAAAACATCCAACAATATAATTTCCGCCAACATTTGGGCCTACTGAACCAAGAAGTGAAACGGCAACACCAGCGACACCAGCAAGACCAGAGCCAATTCCAAAAGTAATAATATCTACTGTTTCTGTTGATATACCTAAACAATCACTCATAGGTCTATTTTGAGTTACTGCTCTAATTCTCATTCCCCACGCTGTTTTATCAAGAAAGAAAATCACTACTAAAACAGATATTACGGTGATAAGGATTATTAATAAACGTGTTTTAGGAAAAGTAATTCCAACAAAATCTATTCCACCTCTCATCCAAGAAGGGGCAGTAACATCAACATTTCTTGCACTTGCGCGACTGAGTTTACTTACTAAAGAAGATAAAATACCTCCTGTTGTGACACCTAGCAAGGCAGAAAAGCCCCAGGTACATGCCCTTATTAATTTACCTTTTGCGCCAGAAAGTAAGTCATCAGAAATAAATAATGGCGAAAACAATCCAAAGAAAAGTGCTACAACCAAACCACTTCCATAAGCCAGAGGAACACTTCTAACAAATTGTTGAAGTATTAGGCTAACTCCCCATGTAGCTAAAAGTGTTTCAAGAGGACTTCCATAGAGACGTCTAATAACTGTTCGTTCTAAAAGAATCCCAACTGTTCCACTAACTAAAAAAGCAATAAAAATAGCTACTATGACATACGAATCATAAAAAGGTTTTAAAAAAGAAACTTGTTTAAAAATTAATTGAGTTATGTATGTTGAATAAGCACCAAGCATCATCAATTCGCCATGAGCAAGATTGATGACACCCATTAAACCGAAGACAATTGCTAGTCCCAGTGCTGCGACAAGCAAAACTGAGCCAATAGCAACGCCATTAAAGAGGCTTTCAAGAAAAAGTTGCACTAGCTTGGTTGTTTTTTTAAAGAAATAAGGAGCCCGAAGGCTCCTTATTAGAATCTATTTATAAGTCAAAAATTGAATTACATCCTATATTTTTCACCTTTCTTAGGATCAGTCCAATCACAAGCATAACCTTTTGAACTTGGATGTTTTTGGTTCCATGCTTGTGGCTCAACTACTCCAGTTTCTTCAAGGATTGTAAATCCACCTTCAGAGTTGATTTCACCGATTCTCACTGTTTGAGATAGATGATGATTTGGCATAACTTCTACTGGTCCTTGTGGAGCATCGAATGTCTGGCCAACCAATGCTTCTCTAACAGCATTGTCATCAAATGTACCTGCATCTTCAACTGCCTGCTTCCAAAGGTAAACCATATTGTAAGCAGATTCTTGAGGATCAGCTACAACACGGTCGCTACCCCATCTCTTCTTAAAGCTCTTAGCAAATTTCTTTGAGGCTGGAGTATCAATAGACATCATGTAGTTCCAAGCACCATAATGCCCCTCAAGGAACTCAGGTCCAATCGTACTAATCTCTTCTTCCGCAATGGAGTAGTTCATTACGTAATAGCCATTAGAAGGAGTGATTCCTGCATCCTGGATTTGTTTGAAGAAAGCAACGTTTTGGTCACCATTCAAAGTGTTAACGATGATTCCACCATCAGGAAGAGCAACTTTTATCTTTGAGATAATAGGAGCAACTTCTGTATTACCTAAAGGAAGATAGTCTTCTCCAACAACTTTACCGCCAAGTTGTTTAACTTGAGCTTTAGTAATCGTATTAGAAGTTCTCGGGAAAACATAATCAGACCCAACTAAGAAGAAATCCCCTCCAGCAGCTGGTGAGCGCTTATACATGAAATCCGTAGCTGGCTCAGACTGCTGATTAGGAGTTGCTCCTGTATAGAAAATATTATTGGAGCACTCTTGTGCTTCATATTGAATTGGGTAATAAAGGAATGCATCTTTAGATTCATAAACTGGAAGCATTGCCTTACGACTTGCAGATGTCCAGCCACCAAAGACAACTGGTACTCCATCTTGGTCGATTAACTTCTTAGATTTCTCAGCAAAGGTAGGCCAATCTGAGGCTCCATCTTCGACGATGTATTCAATTTTATAGCTTTTACCATCGACTGTTACACCGCCAGCTGCATTGATTTCCTCAATAGCCATTTTCTCTGTATCAACAAGAGTTGACTCAGAGATTGCCATTGTCCCTGAAAGAGAATGGAGAATTCCAACAGTTACGGTGTCATCAAAGTTGCCTGAGGAATCTGATCCACCACAAGCAGTCACAGTTACTGCTAATGAGGCAGTAGCCAAACCTGCGAAAATGCGCTTTGAAAGCTTCATGAAATACGAACTAAATTTAGTTGTTTGCCCACCTTGGGGTTTAGGGAAAGTATCCAACTGAACACCCCTATTTTTGTAACCAATGAGACAGTTCTAGCTATTTCAGTAAACGAAGATAGGTTTTTGTGTAATCTGATACCTTCTAACCTTTAGAAGGTATCAGATTACACAAAAATTCTTCGATTACTTTTATGCCATCCCCTGTTTTGGTATTAGTAAAGCACCAAGGAAGATTTTTTCTCATCAATAGAGTATCTCTCTCCATTATTTTCAAGCTTGCTCCAACCATTTCAGCAAGATCAATCTTATTGATTACTAATAAATCTGAACGTGTTATTCCTGGTCCACCTTTCCTGGGTATCTTATCCCCGGCTGCGACATCAATTATATAGATACATATATCAACCAACTCAGGGCTAAAACTTGCAGCAAGATTATCTCCACCACTCTCAACAAATACTAAATCTAAAGTTGTAAATTTATGCTCTAGCTCTTCAACCGCAATGCGATTTATAGAACAATCTTCCCTTATCGCTGTATGTGGGCATCCTCCCGTTTCAACTCCCTTAATACGTTCGGGTTCTAACGCCTTTGAATTAGTTAAAAATTTTGCATCTTCTTGCGTATAAATATCGTTTGTGACTACTGCAATTTCTAATTTATCTTTTAGGTTTTCACATAGTCTCTGAATAATAGCCGTTTTCCCAGACCCTACTGGTCCAGCTATTCCGACTCTCAATTTACTTTCCATTAGCTTCTAAATAATCTTGAATAAAGTTCTATATGCGATTGTTGCGCCATAATGGCGCCAACATCGCTAATCCAAATTTCTTTCGGATTCTGTTGCAACAAGTAACTTGATTGAGACTTAATAAGTAATAAGGATTTTTTTTGAAGCTGTTGAGCTTTTGTTGGCCCTAATGACAATAGTCTTAATGCCGCACTTAATTGATTAGCTACCCAACTATATAAAAAACCCTCCACCAAATCAATTTGAGATATATCCCAGCATACTCCAGCCCAAGCCCAAGCTATCGGCCATATAAATTTCTTTTCATAATCAGGAAGAGGATGCTCTAGATCAATGAGAAGCTGCAATAGAGATTCGCCCATTTGTATTTGTTGAGATCTAACCTCTGGAGAATCTCTAAGTGAACTCAACCAAGAATTCCACTCTTCAATAACATACTTAAATTGAACATCTTTATGATCTTTCCAATTAACTAAATCTCTCATTATGTGAGCAATTGAGCTTGCCTCAATTGTTATCTGACCTCGAGAAAGTTCATTTTCAATCCAATTGAACAGTGTTGTCTCATCATATACTTTATTGTTTTGAACAAGCCACTCCAATCCTTCGGAGTAACTAAAAGCGCCAACTGGTAATGATGGGCTCATTAATTGTAAAAGCTCAAGTTTCATAAACGGAATTAATCAAACCTCCTACTCATAAGCACCTAACTCGGGAGAAAAAGCTCTTTGGAAATTTTCTATTTCAAAGCCTTGGCCTTCTAACATCTTTTTCATAATCACATCATTAAGTAAATATAACTCTTTCTCATATAACTCAATTTCAACATGTCTATTACCTAAATGATAAGCAGCTTTTAACAATTTCAATCTATTTTCTGAGCTAATTCTTATTACATCTTCATCAGCGGCCTCTATGATTACAAAGACTTGTGAATTCTCACTTTTCAATACCTCTCCAGGAATCAACCGACCTCCTCCTCTAGGCAAATTTAAAATCACATCAGTTCCATCAACAGTTGATCGCTTACCACGAAGCTGAGTCCTCTCTTTTGCAGACAAGGGAAGTAAAAGGCCATGTCCTATCACTTGAGCACTAATTCTCTTGGTAAGATAGATTAATTCGTGAGACAAGCTTCAATTCTTTATAGATTTCAATTTTATAGATTATGTCTACCAGATCAGACATTTATTATTTTCTCAAAACCAACTGAACAAAAACCATAAAGCTTTTCAATGACATCTCAATGGCATGGAACTTGTGATCTAAGGCTGTACAAGAGGCCAAAATCAAATAACAAAGATATTGTTAAAACAATTCATCAAGCAAAATGCACTGCTCCATTAAAATTAATGAGAGTATTCAATGATAAAAAAGATGGGAGATGTGAAATACCAATTCTCCATAGTGCTGGTGGAATCGTTGGAGGTGATCAACTCACAATAAATATAAACGCTGAAGAAGATAGCAGTGCTATATGTTCTTCGGTAGCAGCTCAGAAAGTTTATGGAAGTAGAGGCAGGTCAAAACTAAATCCACAAGGGAGATGGGCAAATCAAAAATGTTTTTTTCAAATTGAAAAAAATTCTGACTTTGAGTGGATCCCTCAAGAGTTAATTGTCTATCAGGGAGGTCTTTTCGAACAAAATATGACTGTTAATCTTGATCCTTCATCAAGCTTTTTGTGTGTTGATTTGGTTCGCTTGGGAAGGACTGCTGCAGGAGAAGAACTTGGTAATGGAGTGTGGAGATCATCTTTGAAAGTCTTCAGGAAGAATTCTCAAAGGAAACATTATGAATTTAGTGATCGATTAGAACTATCTGGAGAAGCTCTAAAGTCAATTCATGGCTTAGAGCAGAGACCAGTATTTGGATCTTTAACTTGGATAACACCTAAAGAAATCAAGCAAAAGGATTTGTCTGATTTATTAGTCAACTGCCGACAACAAAGAGCTGGACTTGAGGGTTTTATGACTTGCAGCCTTCTTGAAAATGGCATATCAGCAAGATACACAGGCATGTCAACACAATCAGCTCGATTTTGGTTTTATAGGATTTGGAGTCTTACTAGAATTTTAAGAAAATTAAGCTTGCCTGAATACATGAGGATTTGGCCAATGCAAGAAAATCCATCAACAGATACAAAATGTCCATCATGAACTTTTCAGCATTTCTTTGCTAGTAAAATAAAATTCTAACTATTCAAAAATGTACTTAAGTCCTCAAGAAAAAGACAAATTACTTGTAGTTACCGCAGCTCTTTTAGCAGAGCGAAGATTAAATAGAGGTTTGAAATTAAATCATCCTGAGGCTGTTGCTTGGCTTAGTTTTCAAGTACTAGAGGGTGCTAGAGATGGCAAGAGTGTCTCAACCTTAATGAACGAGGGAACTACATGGCTAACAAAAGAACAAGTCATGGAGGGTGTGCCCGAACTCATCCATGAAGTTCAAATAGAAGCTGTTTTTCCCGATGGAACGAAGCTGGTAACACTTCACAATCCAATTAGCTAACTACAATCATGTCTTATTTAATCCCTGGAGAACTCATTCCCGAAGATGGTTTTATTGAACTCAACAAAGGAAGAGAAATCACAACTCTAAAAGTGGCGAACACTTCAGATAGACCAATACAAATTGGCTCTCATTATCATTTCTTTGAGTCAAATAAAGGTCTAGAATTTAATCGTCAAGAAGCTCTCGGCAAAAGATTAGACATCCCAGCTGGTACTGCTATCAGATTTGAGCCAGGTGACCAAAGAGAAGTTAATCTTGTTCCTTATGCAGGAGACCGTAAAATTTTTGGGTTTAACGGACTTATAAACGATTCACTTCAACAATAAAATGCCTTTCAAAATTTCTCGCCAAGCCTATGCAGAGACTTATGGTCCTACTAAAGGCGATCGCATTAGACTTGCAGATACAGACTTAATACTCGAAGTTGAACAGGATCATACTCACTATGGAGACGAAGTTAAATTTGGTGGAGGCAAGGTTATTCGTGATGGGATGGGACAATCACAACAAAGTAGAGACAATGGAGTAGTAGATACAGTTATCACCAATGCACTAATTTTAGATTGGTGGGGAATTGTTAAAGCTGATATTGGCATTAAAGACGGGAAGATTTCAGGTATAGGGAAAGCTGGTAATCCTGATACTCAAGCAGGTGTCAACATTATTGTTGGAGCCAGTACAGAAGCAATCGCAGGAGAAGGAAACATTATTACTGCTGGAGCAATTGATAGTCATATTCATTTTATCTGTCCACAACAAATAGAAACTGCTTTAGCTAGTGGGGTCACGACAATGCTCGGAGGAGGGACAGGTCCAGCAACTGGTACTAATGCAACAACATGTACACCAGGAGAATTTCACATCTCAAGAATGCTGCAATCTGCAGAGGGATTTCCTGTTAATCTGGGATTCTTTGGGAAAGGCAATGCAACTAACAAAGCAGCACTAGATGAACAAATAAGAGCAGGTGCTTGTGGGTTAAAAC encodes the following:
- the urtA gene encoding urea ABC transporter substrate-binding protein encodes the protein MKLSKRIFAGLATASLAVTVTACGGSDSSGNFDDTVTVGILHSLSGTMAISESTLVDTEKMAIEEINAAGGVTVDGKSYKIEYIVEDGASDWPTFAEKSKKLIDQDGVPVVFGGWTSASRKAMLPVYESKDAFLYYPIQYEAQECSNNIFYTGATPNQQSEPATDFMYKRSPAAGGDFFLVGSDYVFPRTSNTITKAQVKQLGGKVVGEDYLPLGNTEVAPIISKIKVALPDGGIIVNTLNGDQNVAFFKQIQDAGITPSNGYYVMNYSIAEEEISTIGPEFLEGHYGAWNYMMSIDTPASKKFAKSFKKRWGSDRVVADPQESAYNMVYLWKQAVEDAGTFDDNAVREALVGQTFDAPQGPVEVMPNHHLSQTVRIGEINSEGGFTILEETGVVEPQAWNQKHPSSKGYACDWTDPKKGEKYRM
- a CDS encoding chlorophyll a/b-binding protein, which gives rise to MSFERLSKTEIVHGRIAMTTVLFVLFLEIVFKINIS
- a CDS encoding urease accessory protein UreD, which translates into the protein MTSQWHGTCDLRLYKRPKSNNKDIVKTIHQAKCTAPLKLMRVFNDKKDGRCEIPILHSAGGIVGGDQLTININAEEDSSAICSSVAAQKVYGSRGRSKLNPQGRWANQKCFFQIEKNSDFEWIPQELIVYQGGLFEQNMTVNLDPSSSFLCVDLVRLGRTAAGEELGNGVWRSSLKVFRKNSQRKHYEFSDRLELSGEALKSIHGLEQRPVFGSLTWITPKEIKQKDLSDLLVNCRQQRAGLEGFMTCSLLENGISARYTGMSTQSARFWFYRIWSLTRILRKLSLPEYMRIWPMQENPSTDTKCPS
- the urtE gene encoding urea ABC transporter ATP-binding subunit UrtE; the encoded protein is MTMLQIKGLNTYYGESHILRDVDMNINQGEMICLIGRNGVGKTTLLKSLIGLLTPRRGEIIFNGDLVNRKLPHQRARSGIGYVPQGREIIPYLTVEENLQLGLEALPGGLAKHKKIDELVYELFPVLKQFLDRKGGDLSGGQQQQLAIARALLGKPKLLLLDEPTEGIQPNIVQDIESAVKRIISETGVGVLLVEQHLHFVRQADRYYAMQRGGIVANGPTSELSKAVVEKFLSV
- a CDS encoding urease subunit beta, which translates into the protein MSYLIPGELIPEDGFIELNKGREITTLKVANTSDRPIQIGSHYHFFESNKGLEFNRQEALGKRLDIPAGTAIRFEPGDQREVNLVPYAGDRKIFGFNGLINDSLQQ
- the urtC gene encoding urea ABC transporter permease subunit UrtC, giving the protein MSIFSTKKSWIHLTIWVIIIALIIAAPTLLPVFRLNLLGRYLSLAIVALGVDLIWGFTGMLSLGQGIFFALGGYCAAMFLQLNSSGQFPNGIPEFFGLYGVEKLPFFWEPFKSSIFTLISIWLLPAIIAGLLGYLVFRNRIKGVYFSILTQAALLVFFNFFNGQQKLINGTNGLKTDVTQLFGQMVGSEIMQRWFFWISAILVIFAWVFARWIVRDRFGNILIGIRDDEARVRFTGYNPVIFKTIIFSIAGGLAGISGALYTVQSGIVSPQFMTVPFSIEMVVWVAVGGRGTLLGAILGAVFINYAKSLVSEALPASWMFIQGGLFILVVTALPEGVLGWIRKGGLKKLLFLIGITKKLETYPSLEVNEQGEVKS
- the ureG gene encoding urease accessory protein UreG; translation: MESKLRVGIAGPVGSGKTAIIQRLCENLKDKLEIAVVTNDIYTQEDAKFLTNSKALEPERIKGVETGGCPHTAIREDCSINRIAVEELEHKFTTLDLVFVESGGDNLAASFSPELVDICIYIIDVAAGDKIPRKGGPGITRSDLLVINKIDLAEMVGASLKIMERDTLLMRKNLPWCFTNTKTGDGIKVIEEFLCNLIPSKG
- the ureE gene encoding urease accessory protein UreE; its protein translation is MSHELIYLTKRISAQVIGHGLLLPLSAKERTQLRGKRSTVDGTDVILNLPRGGGRLIPGEVLKSENSQVFVIIEAADEDVIRISSENRLKLLKAAYHLGNRHVEIELYEKELYLLNDVIMKKMLEGQGFEIENFQRAFSPELGAYE
- a CDS encoding urease subunit gamma yields the protein MYLSPQEKDKLLVVTAALLAERRLNRGLKLNHPEAVAWLSFQVLEGARDGKSVSTLMNEGTTWLTKEQVMEGVPELIHEVQIEAVFPDGTKLVTLHNPIS
- the urtD gene encoding urea ABC transporter ATP-binding protein UrtD, which codes for MSSPLLELKKISVSFEGFLALRDLDLVLNKGDLRAVIGPNGAGKTTFLDVITGKVLPTKGDVIFKEKSLLGQKEFRIARKGIGRKFQSPRIFENLSVRENLALSVSRPKTPFSLLIDNLKVKQLDQMQHLMSIVNLQSKANIRAGALSHGQKQWLEIAMLVGQDPDLLLVDEPVAGLTDEETDLTADLLKSLAGDHTVLVIDHDMEFIRRLDCPVSVLHQGHVLKEGSMSEIQKDPLVIEVYLGQSEEEE
- the urtB gene encoding urea ABC transporter permease subunit UrtB, which produces MQLFLESLFNGVAIGSVLLVAALGLAIVFGLMGVINLAHGELMMLGAYSTYITQLIFKQVSFLKPFYDSYVIVAIFIAFLVSGTVGILLERTVIRRLYGSPLETLLATWGVSLILQQFVRSVPLAYGSGLVVALFFGLFSPLFISDDLLSGAKGKLIRACTWGFSALLGVTTGGILSSLVSKLSRASARNVDVTAPSWMRGGIDFVGITFPKTRLLIILITVISVLVVIFFLDKTAWGMRIRAVTQNRPMSDCLGISTETVDIITFGIGSGLAGVAGVAVSLLGSVGPNVGGNYIVGCFMVVVLGGVGNLLGTILASFSIGIMTDLIGAGRLLTIWPDMPSPLASTIDFFATTSMARVMIFALIVIFLQFRPTGMFPQKGRMVES
- a CDS encoding urease accessory protein UreF encodes the protein MKLELLQLMSPSLPVGAFSYSEGLEWLVQNNKVYDETTLFNWIENELSRGQITIEASSIAHIMRDLVNWKDHKDVQFKYVIEEWNSWLSSLRDSPEVRSQQIQMGESLLQLLIDLEHPLPDYEKKFIWPIAWAWAGVCWDISQIDLVEGFLYSWVANQLSAALRLLSLGPTKAQQLQKKSLLLIKSQSSYLLQQNPKEIWISDVGAIMAQQSHIELYSRLFRS